The DNA region TTCCTTAGGTGCATTGTAGATTTCAATGTCGTGAGGGCGAACAAAGGCTAATGCCGGCGAATTTTGCGTATCATGATGCGAGTCTAACTTTAGATTGACGCCAGCAATGTTTGCAGCACCTTCGTGTATTTGGCTATCGAACTGATTCACGTTACCTAAAAATTGATATACAAATGGTGACACAGGTTTGTCGTAGACTTCTTGTGGCGTACCGATTTGTTCAATTTTACCTTTATTGATGACGACAACCCGGTCGGCTACTTCTAGTGCCTCTTCTTGGTCATGTGTCACGAAAATACTGGTGATGTGCAGTTCATCATGTAGGCGGCGTAACCAGCGACGCAATTCTTTACGTACTTTTGCATCAAGTGCACCAAATGGTTCATCCAGCAGTAAGACTTTAGGTTCAACTGCTAAAGCGCGAGCGAGTGCGATGCGTTGACGCTGACCACCTGATAATTGTGGTGGGTAACGATCCGCAAGCCAATCTAATTGCACAAGTGCTAAGAGTTCGTGCACGCGGCGTTTAATTTCTGCATCTGATGGGCGAGTATGCTTAGGCCGCACACGTAAGCCAAATGCCACATTCTCAAAGACAGTCATGTGGCGGAATAATGCATAGTGTTGAAATACAAAACCGACTTCACGCTCACGCACCTGACGCTCTGTTGCATCGTTACCATAAAATAAGATATTGCCTGAGTCTGGTGTTTCTAAGCCTGCAATGATGCGTAGTAATGTTGTTTTACCGCAACCTGACGGGCCTAGCAATGCAACTAACTCGCCGCTAGGTACGTCTAGGCTCACATCATTCAGTACGCTAAACTGGCCAAAATTCTTTCTAATATTACGTATTTCTATACTCATGGTTGTGTTCCAATATGATGATAGTGCGATAGCTCGCGATTAAACATGGTCCTTAAGCAGCTTCGTTATTGCTCGCATTGCGTGCAACTTGCCACTCGACAAAAGTTTTGAGTGCCAACGTGACTAACGCTAGTAAGGCAAGTAATGAGGCAACAGCAAATGCAGCTGCATAGTTATATTCGTTGTATAAAATCTCTACATGCAGTGGCAGGGTGTTAGTCATGCCGCGAATGTGTCCAGAGACGACCGAAACAGCACCAAACTCGCCCATTGCGCGTGCGTTGGTAAGAATCACCCCGTATAACAAGCCCCACTTCACATTCGGTAGCGTAATGCGCCATAGAATCTGCCAGCCGGAAGCACCTAATACCAGCCCTGCTTCTTCTTCATCTTTTCCCTGAGCTTGCATCAATGGAATTAACTCTCTAGCGACAAATGGAAAAGTAACAAATATCGTAGCCAAGACGATGCCTGGTATCGCAAAGATGACTTTAATGTCGTTATCGACTAGTGCTGAGCCAAACCAGCCCTGTAGCCCAAAAATTAGCACATAAATTAAGCCGGCAATCACTGGTGATACCGCAAACGGTAAGTCAATTAAAGTGATAAGAATGCTTTTGCCTTTAAATTCGAACTTGGCAATGGCCCATGCAGCGGCAACACCAAATACCAGATTTAGCGGAACTGCGATAAGTGCTGCAATAAAGGTGAGTTTAACTGCAGACAATGCATCAGGATCGATTAATGCCGTAATGTAGGTATCAAAGCCTTTGCGCAAAGCCTCAGTAAACACCGCTGCTAACGGCACAAATAGAAATAAGGCTAAAAAACTTAGGGCAATGGTGGTTAATGCATAGCGTATCCATATCGGCTCAGAGGTAGCGCGACTTCGCGCTACTTTGCTGTGATAGCTGCTATATTGTGATGGTGTGATACCTGACATAAATGACCTAATATAAATTTATTGGGAATGTGAAATAGCTTACCGTGCTGCAATGCGCTGACGATTTGACCACCATTGCAAACCGTTAATCGCGAATAACAGCAGGAATGAAATCACCAACATGACTACGGCAACTGCTGTAGCACCAGCATAGTCGTA from Methylotenera sp. L2L1 includes:
- the cysW gene encoding sulfate ABC transporter permease subunit CysW, which codes for MSGITPSQYSSYHSKVARSRATSEPIWIRYALTTIALSFLALFLFVPLAAVFTEALRKGFDTYITALIDPDALSAVKLTFIAALIAVPLNLVFGVAAAWAIAKFEFKGKSILITLIDLPFAVSPVIAGLIYVLIFGLQGWFGSALVDNDIKVIFAIPGIVLATIFVTFPFVARELIPLMQAQGKDEEEAGLVLGASGWQILWRITLPNVKWGLLYGVILTNARAMGEFGAVSVVSGHIRGMTNTLPLHVEILYNEYNYAAAFAVASLLALLALVTLALKTFVEWQVARNASNNEAA
- a CDS encoding sulfate/molybdate ABC transporter ATP-binding protein: MSIEIRNIRKNFGQFSVLNDVSLDVPSGELVALLGPSGCGKTTLLRIIAGLETPDSGNILFYGNDATERQVREREVGFVFQHYALFRHMTVFENVAFGLRVRPKHTRPSDAEIKRRVHELLALVQLDWLADRYPPQLSGGQRQRIALARALAVEPKVLLLDEPFGALDAKVRKELRRWLRRLHDELHITSIFVTHDQEEALEVADRVVVINKGKIEQIGTPQEVYDKPVSPFVYQFLGNVNQFDSQIHEGAANIAGVNLKLDSHHDTQNSPALAFVRPHDIEIYNAPKEDRVGFEAIVRYVNAVGPLVKVELERADHTEVIEAELTQERFRELALVEAQHVYIYPRNVRVFLA